A region of Vespula vulgaris chromosome 1, iyVesVulg1.1, whole genome shotgun sequence DNA encodes the following proteins:
- the LOC127069715 gene encoding pyruvate dehydrogenase (acetyl-transferring) kinase, mitochondrial has translation MKLTRKCFGNISKMLDFYSQFNPSPLSIKQFIDFGLSACERKSFIFLRKELPVRLANIMKEIHLLPDNLLKTPSVVIVNNLYATSFEEIIHFEKSEVNDSTLDKFCQALIKIRNRHSDVVQTMSQGVLELKDSYEVDVQTENSIQYFLDRFFMSRISIRMLINQHTLLFGGLLNGHSRHIGCIDPSCDVISVIKDAYENAQFLCDQYYLASPAINVKQHNELERGNEIRIVYVPSHLYHMLFELFKNSMRAIMEYHGSESDNYPPIDVTVVRGKEDICVKISDRGGGIPRSHMDHLFKYMYSTAPQPSKSDAHTVPLAGYGYGLPLSRLYARYFHGDIVLLSCEGYGTDAIIYLKALSNEANELLPIFNKTSSKFYRTPVPTADWSSQCGGGMATRQLRMSYTQGHRLPHGMEVGHC, from the exons ATGAAGCTAACACGAAAGTGTTTCGGGAATATCAGCAAGATGCTAGACTTCTACTCGCAGTTCAACCCTTCGCCTCTTTCGATAAAGCAGTTCATCGATTTCG gaCTAAGCGCATGCGAAAGGAagtcttttatattcttaagGAAGGAGCTACCAGTACGACTCGCCAATATCATGAAAGAAATCCATTTATTACCcgataatttattgaaaacgCCTAGTGTCGTCATagtcaataatttatatgccACTTCCTTTGAGGAAATTATACACTTTGAGAAGTCTGAAGTTAACGACAGTACTTTGGATAA ATTTTGTCAAGCTTTGATCAAAATCCGAAACAGGCACAGCGACGTTGTTCAAACGATGTCCCAGGGTGTTCTTGAGTTGAAGGATTCTTACGAAGTCGATGTTCAAACAGAGAACAGTATCCAGTATTTCCTCGACAGATTTTTCATGTCACGAATTTCTATTCGTATGCTCATCAATCAACACA CGCTCCTTTTTGGTGGATTGTTGAACGGTCACAGCAGACACATAGGATGCATAGACCCTTCGTGTGATGTTATCAGTGTTATCAAAGACGCCTACGAGAATGCCCAGTTTCTATGCGATCAATATTATCTGGCTAGTCCGGCAATAAACGTGAAACAACATAATG aacTCGAACGAGGTAACGAAATACGAATCGTTTATGTACCAAGTCATTTGTATCACATGCTCTTCGAACTATTCAAGAATAGTATGAGAGCAATTATGGAATATCACGGATCGGAATCAGACAATTATCCGCCGATCGATGTGACGGTTGTACGTGGAAAAGAGGATATATGCGTGAAG atatctGACCGTGGCGGTGGCATACCTCGTTCGCATATGGATCATCTTTTTAAGTACATGTATAGTACCGCGCCTCAGCCAAGCAAGTCGGATGCACATACTGTCCCTCTCGCTGGTTATGGTTATGGTCTTCCGCTATCTCGTTTATACGCTAGGTATTTTCATGGTGACATCGTTTTGCTCAGCTGCGAAGGTTACGGGACTGATGCGATCATTTATCTGAAG GCTCTTTCAAATGAGGCAAACGAGTTGTTACCTATATTCAATAAGACTTCCTCGAAGTTTTATCGTACGCCAGTTCCTACGGCTGATTGGAGCAGCCAATGTGGTGGTGGTATGGCCACTAGACAACTCAGAATGAGTTACACTCAAGGACATAGATTACCTCACGGTATGGAGGTCGGTCATTGCTAA
- the LOC127069733 gene encoding protein CDV3 homolog, with translation MADLDDFFAKKDRKKAKGKKFTTTEEVAKKLEETGKRSEKMKSKEKPMNPEGEETQQIEDEDEWKEFEVEEKKDLRGLKIGNLSVKETIDVESDDERGTGDNSSDGEIGEGTAKIGPWKKPEAPQQPEVVEEVTATAAAAPAAQTTSTYSYVAPHLRNPVAMSAPRPRAKNVAPDIHSEEYFPTLSSRPQSNESTGPWGRRKREEGTFEEVRNRGGSRSYSIQETQAQTPKLSLGNKYGALSQDQS, from the exons ATGGCGGATTTAGATGACTTTTTTGCGAAAAAGGATCGGAAGAAAGCCAAGGGTAAAAAGTTCACTACGACCGAGGAGGTAGCAAAGAAGCTGGAAGAAACGGGTAAACGTtcggaaaaaatgaaatcaaaagaaaaaccaatGAATCCGGAAGGCGAGGAGACTCAACAAATAGAG gacGAAGACGAATGGAAAGAATTCGaagtagaagagaagaaagatctGAGAGGTTTGAAAATTGGAAACCTTTCAGTAAAAGAAACCATCGACGTGGAGTCCGACGATGAACGAGGAACAGGCGACAATAGTTCTGATGGAGAAATTGGAGAAGGTACGGCAAAAATTGGGCCGTGGAAGAAACCAGAGGCGCCGCAACAGCCAGAGGTGGTAGAAGAGGTAACGGCAACAGCAGCTGCTGCACCAGCTGCCCAAACGACATCAACGTATAGTTATGTAGCACCGCATTTGAGAAATCCTGTAGCAATGTCTGCTCCAAGACCAAGAGCTAAAAACGTAGCGCCTGACATTCATAGCGAAGAGTATTTTCCTACATTGAGTTCCAGACCACAGAGCAATGAATCTACCGGTCCATGGGGTCGACG gaaacgagaagaaggTACATTCGAGGAGGTTCGTAATCGTGGTGGCAGCAGATCTTACAGTATCCAGGAGACACAGGCTCAAACACCTAAACTCTCCCTTGGAAATAAATATGGTGCCCTGTCGCAAGATCAAAGCTGA
- the LOC127069743 gene encoding putative gamma-glutamylcyclotransferase CG2811 isoform X2 translates to MIFHVASAAMLTNIFILELYSIYTYDTMIDSNFLNENPLHRIFVYGTLKRGEPNHKLIQDATNGYAKFLGIAKTTSSYPLIIATKYNIPFLLKKPGIGHHVIGEIYDVDSKMLTRLDELEEHPNFYERTEEDVLMATESKLKSNGNFEEIGSLTKAWIYFLPKFKATLLERPMYESYSNEGDHGLKYGENDVSTATVEDVL, encoded by the exons ATGATCTTTCACGTTGCATCGGCCGCCATGTTAACAAACATCTTTATATTGGaactttattcgatatatacttACGACACGATGATCGATTCGAACTTTCTAAACGAG AATCCTCTACATCGTATATTCGTATATGGAACCTTGAAGAGAGGAGAACCAAATCATAAACTCATACAGGATGCAACTAATGGATATGCGAAATTTCTTGGAATTGCTAAAACTACGTCATCTTATCCATTGATAATTGCTACTAAATACAACATTCCATTTTTACTGAAAAAACCAGGAATCGGTCAC CATGTTATCGGCGAGATATACGACGTCGATTCGAAGATGTTGACGAGATTGGATGAACTCGAGGAACATCCAAATTTTTATGAGCGAACGGAAGAGGATGTTCTCATGGCAACAgaatcgaaattaaaatcCAATGGTAATTTCGAAGAg atCGGTTCATTAACAAAAGCATGGATTTACTTTTTACCAAAATTCAAGGCTACTTTGCTCGAAAGACCGATGTACGAATCTTACAGCAACGAGGGAGATCATGGATTAAAATATGGAGAAAA CGACGTAAGTACGGCAACTGTTGAAGACGTACTTTGA
- the LOC127069743 gene encoding gamma-glutamylaminecyclotransferase C isoform X1, translating into MIFHVASAAMLTNIFILELYSIYTYDTMIDSNFLNENPLHRIFVYGTLKRGEPNHKLIQDATNGYAKFLGIAKTTSSYPLIIATKYNIPFLLKKPGIGHHVIGEIYDVDSKMLTRLDELEEHPNFYERTEEDVLMATESKLKSNGNFEEIGSLTKAWIYFLPKFKATLLERPMYESYSNEGDHGLKYGEKYVRDPTFDHRREVRDVSTATVEDVL; encoded by the exons ATGATCTTTCACGTTGCATCGGCCGCCATGTTAACAAACATCTTTATATTGGaactttattcgatatatacttACGACACGATGATCGATTCGAACTTTCTAAACGAG AATCCTCTACATCGTATATTCGTATATGGAACCTTGAAGAGAGGAGAACCAAATCATAAACTCATACAGGATGCAACTAATGGATATGCGAAATTTCTTGGAATTGCTAAAACTACGTCATCTTATCCATTGATAATTGCTACTAAATACAACATTCCATTTTTACTGAAAAAACCAGGAATCGGTCAC CATGTTATCGGCGAGATATACGACGTCGATTCGAAGATGTTGACGAGATTGGATGAACTCGAGGAACATCCAAATTTTTATGAGCGAACGGAAGAGGATGTTCTCATGGCAACAgaatcgaaattaaaatcCAATGGTAATTTCGAAGAg atCGGTTCATTAACAAAAGCATGGATTTACTTTTTACCAAAATTCAAGGCTACTTTGCTCGAAAGACCGATGTACGAATCTTACAGCAACGAGGGAGATCATGGATTAAAATATGGAGAAAAGTACGTACGCGACCCTACGTTTGATCACAGAAGAGAAGTTCG CGACGTAAGTACGGCAACTGTTGAAGACGTACTTTGA
- the LOC127067297 gene encoding leucine-rich repeat-containing protein 71-like translates to MVDKRSRYNMSVKETPMSLNNEALRISQENFLTEFLLRCKEYEVDRSPKFVEVSICILDALYLTLKKYRTLTVLRLPNCGINAYGIIQIYSMLMDFNCLRDLNLDGNPNVQENYHLLCKSVGNLSYLSLQFCKITDEGVKKIAEELQYADPPNEPKLLALNLGNNRIGDLGALEIGRMLRTNRSVQSLILTGNRICDDGAALIIQELNMSKLTHNEIVDLRRRRFDALISQEKKLIDLNKTNENKVSKVVEDLPNLEISQTRKNSKVLKKSNKSKKLSLSNSSSKITVQENSKNVSQLPTLRKDSPIEIDHPFGKESTATGGVIRISGNFVLKHLNISFNHLSGAIIKQLLACLLYQTYMMMSDTSKGLLYVRIEGNEFKQEDEKDLMELEEILQCRQAGEYLSRFDDLESSVTLENDNL, encoded by the exons ATGGTTGATAAAAGAAGCAGATATAATATGTCGGTAAAAGAAACACCCATGTCACTGAATA atgaAGCGTTAAGGATATCGCAAGAGAATTTCTTAacagaatttttattacgttgcAAAGAATATGAGGTTGATCGTTCACCTAAATTTGTg GAAGTTTCAATTTGTATTTTAGATGCTCTCTATTTGACATTAAAAAAGTATCGTACATTAACTGTATTAAG ATTACCAAATTGTGGCATAAATGCATACggtattatacaaatatactcCATGCTGATGGATTTCAATTGCTTGAGAGATTTGAATTTAGACGGAAATCCGAACGTACAAGAGAATTATCACTTGTTATGTAAATCTGTTGGGAA CTTGTCATACTTATCTTTGCAGTTCTGTAAGATAACAGACGAAGGAGTTAAAAAAATAGCAGAGGAATTGCAATACGCTGATCCACCTAACGAACCGAAATTATTAGCTCTTAATCTAGGAAATAATCGTATCGGTGATCTAGGAGCTTTAGAAATCGGACGAATGTTACGAACGAATCG TTCTGTTCAAAGTCTGATATTAACAGGAAACAGGATATGCGATGACGGTGCTGCTTTGATAATCCAAGAACTTAATAT GTCGAAATTAACGCACAATGAGATTGTAGATCTTCGTAGACGTAGATTCGATGCTCTGATAtcacaagaaaaaaaactaatcgatctaaataaaacgaacgagaacAAAGTTTCTAAAGTTGTTGAAGATTTACCAAACTTGGAGATTTCACAGACGAGAAAGAACAGCAAGgttttaaaaaaatcgaacaaaTCCAAAAAAC TCTCACTTTCGAACAGTTCTTCCAAGATAACGGTGCAGGAAAATTCTAAAAACGTATCTCAACTTCCA acgcTGAGAAAAGATTCACCCATAGAAATTGATCATCCCTTTGGCAAAGAAAGTACAGCCACAGGAGGAGTGATAAGAATAAGTggaaattttgtattaaaacatttaaatatcagtt ttAATCATTTATCCGGTGCAATTATTAAACAGTTATTAGCTTGCTTGCTTTATCAGACTTATATGATGATGAGTGATACGAGCAAAGGCCTGCTTTATGTAAGAATAGAG GGAAATGAGTTTAAgcaagaagatgaaaaagatttaatggAACTGGAAGAAATCTTGCAGTGCAGACAAGCTGGGGAATATTTGTCTCGATTCGATGATCTGGAAAGTTCAGTTACGTTGGAAAACGATAATCTatga
- the LOC127069736 gene encoding LHFPL tetraspan subfamily member 2 protein, protein MCYVIVTGRSLLWTLLSLAALMAVLSALLTPKWLVGPHTIKDTKNGTELFVPTVGIFNRCTRLYGRTHCANFNVDGFATHSSVFPGFWKASLFFVSFGLAVMTMTVLAALIGCCIQSIGRKSIFDLAGVAQAIAGILYLVGLSLYPAGWGAERVRRICGPEADAFHLGDCTLGWAFYSAVIGTGLTFAAAMLSGQAEKSTASDKVQDKMNEGRTLICLA, encoded by the exons ATGTGCTATGTTATAGTTACTGGTCGCAGTCTCCTCTGGACGCTTCTGTCTTTAGCGGCGTTAATGGCCGTTTTATCGGCTCTCCTTACCCCGAAATGGCTCGTCGGACCGCACACAATTAAGGACACGA AAAATGGCACGGAATTGTTCGTACCGACAGTTGGAATTTTCAATCGTTGCACGAGATTATATGGAAGGACGCATTGTGCTAATTTCAACGTTGATGGATTCGCGACGCATTCCTCGGTCTTTCCAGGATTCTGGAaagcttctctcttcttcgtatcTTTCGGTTTGGCCGTGATGACGATGACCGTATTAGCTGCTCTTATCGGATGTTGTATTCAGAGTATCGGGAGAAAGAGTATCTTCGATTTGGCTGGTGTAGCTCAAGCAATAGCCg GAATACTTTACTTAGTCGGATTGAGTTTGTATCCCGCTGGATGGGGTGCTGAAAGAGTACGAAGAATTTGTGGTCCAGAAGCTGACGCCTTTCATCTCGGGGATTGTACTCTTg gTTGGGCTTTTTATAGTGCCGTAATAGGTACTGGCCTAACTTTTGCAGCAGCTATGCTCAGTGGACAAGCCGAAAAATCGACGGCAAGTGATAAGGTTCAAGATAAGATGAACGAGGGAAGGACGCTAATATGCTTGgcttaa